The Caretta caretta isolate rCarCar2 chromosome 5, rCarCar1.hap1, whole genome shotgun sequence genome contains a region encoding:
- the LOC142072043 gene encoding interferon beta-like, translating into MISRSLLQFCLVLHFSSEISCLDCNRLHVLQTRMNSESLEHLEKMGGNFPFQCLNEGIAFKPTDILKLQLSHQENAKVAIQQILQELFHIFNNNLTQAAWNGTSIKEFQNGLHQQIEKLEMCLSAEMEKEVTYPGNENLLLTSLKLKRFFQTIEDFLKEKQYNRCAWEITRVEISRCFLMLDKLTKRLENEARDASSNDAMKTAE; encoded by the exons ATGATCAGCAGGAGTTTGCTGCAATTTTGCCTCGTGCTGCACTTCTCCAGTGAAATCTCATGTCTGGACTGTAACAGGCTGCATGTTCTACAAACCAGAATGAACAGCGAGAGTTTAGAGCATCTGGAGAAAATGGGTGGCAACTTTCCCTTCCAATGTCTAAATGAAGGGATAGCTTTCAAGCCCACAGATATCCTCAAGCTCCAACTGTCCCACCAAGAGAATGCCAAGGTAGCCATCCAGCAGATCCTCCAAGAGCTCTTCCATATCTTTAACAACAATCTCACCCAAGCTGCCTGGAATGGGACTTCCATAAAGGAATTCCAAAATGGACTTCACCAGCAGATTGAGAAGCTGGAGATGTGTTTGAGTGCTGAGATGGAAAAGGAGGTAACCTACCCAGGAAATGAGAACCTCCTGCTCACCAGCCTCAAACTGAAGAGATTCTTCCAGACAATAGAGgatttcctgaaagaaaagcaatacaACCGGTGTGCCTGGGAGATCACCCGTGTGGAAATATCCAGATGTTTCCTCATGCTCGACAAACTCACCAAGAGACTTGAAAATGAAG CACGTGATGCTTCCAGTAATGATGCTATGAAAACAGCTGAATGA
- the LOC142072072 gene encoding interferon epsilon-like, translated as MIKETFSNQILKFRDKKERHSSLPKERKDIIMTTRLLLHVCLILLFSTEISSRLCTMLHFQQNKVNKESLELLQKRSRNFPAQCTNERATFKPTQDIVQLSVAQKENAKVVIQEILQEIFNIFSKNLTQSAWDATSIVRFQNGLYQQIQRLEACLRAQMEKELTNLESQNLQITSRSVKQYFQGIDAFLKEKQYSLCAWEIIRMEIPRCFVLVDKLTRRLSN; from the exons ATGATCAAAGAAACATTCTCCAACCAAATACTTAAATTCAGAGACAAAAAGGAAAGACACAGCAGTCTAC CAAAGGAGCGAAAAGACATCATCATGACCACCAGGTTATTGCTGCACGTTTGCCTCATACTGCTCTTCTCCACTGAAATCTCATCTCGGCTCTGTACCATGCTTCACTTCCAGCAGAACAAAGTGAACAAAGAGAGCTTAgagcttctgcagaaaaggagcagaAATTTCCCCGCACAATGCACAAATGAAAGGGCAACTTTCAAGCCCACCCAGGATATTGTCCAACTTTCAGTGGCCCAGAAGGAGAATGCCAAGGTGGTAATTCAAGAGATCCTCCAAGAGATCTTCAACATCTTTAGCAAAAACCTCACCCAAAGTGCCTGGGATGCCACTTCCATAGTCAGGTTCCAAAATGGCCTTTACCAGCAAATTCAGCGGCTGGAGGCATGTTTGAGAGCACAGATGGAGAAGGAATTAACCAACCTGGAAAGTCAGAACCTCCAGATCACCAGTCGGAGTGTGAAACAATACTTTCAGGGGATAGATgctttcctgaaagaaaagcaatacaGCCTGTGTGCCTGGGAGATCATTCGCATGGAAATACCTAGATGTTTTGTGCTAGTTGACAAACTCACTCGAAGACTGAGTAACTAA
- the LOC142072044 gene encoding interferon beta-like, with translation MTTSCLLHICLILLFSTEISSQVCTMLHFQQNKVNKESLELLEKVSGNLPSQCINERAAYKPTQDVLQLPVSPKENAKVAIQEILQEIFNIFSKNLTQSAWDGASIVRFQNGLYQQIQRLEACLRAQTEKGLTNPESQDLQITSRRVKKYFQGIDAFLKEKQYSLCAWEIIRVEIPRCFVLIDKLTRRLSN, from the coding sequence ATGACCACCAGTTGTTTGCTGCACATTTGCCTCATACTGCTCTTCTCCACTGAAATCTCATCTCAGGTCTGTACCATGCTTCACTTCCAGCAGAACAAAGTGAACAAAGAGAGCTTGGAGCTTCTGGAGAAAGTGAGCGGAAATCTCCCCTCACAATGCATAAATGAAAGGGCAGCTTACAAACCCACCCAGGATGTCCTCCAACTCCCAGTGTCCCCGAAGGAGAATGCCAAGGTGGCAATTCAAGAGATCCTCCAAGAGATCTTCAACATCTTTAGCAAAAACCTTACCCAAAGTGCTTGGGATGGGGCTTCCATAGTCAGGTTCCAAAATGGCCTTTACCAGCAAATTCAGCGGCTGGAGGCATGTTTGAGAGCACAGACAGAGAAGGGCTTAACCAACCCAGAAAGTCAGGACCTCCAGATCACCAGTCGGagagtgaaaaaatactttcaggggatagatgctttcctgaaagaaaagcaatacaGCCTGTGTGCCTGGGAGATCATTCGCGTGGAAATACCCAGATGTTTTGTACTGATTGACAAACTCACTCGAAGGCTGAGTAACTAA
- the LOC142072251 gene encoding interferon beta-like, with protein sequence MISRSLLQFCLVLLFSSEISCLDCNRLHVLQIRMNSESFERLEKMGGNFPFQCLNEGIAFKPRDILKLRLSHQENAKVAIQQILQELFHIFNNNLTQAAWNGTSIKEFQNGIHQQIEKLETCLSAEMEKEVTYPGNENLLLTSLKLKRYFQTIEDFLKEKQYSRCAWEIIRVEISRCFLMLDKLTKRLENEGTIFSFFLEKLK encoded by the coding sequence ATGATCAGCAGGAGTTTGCTGCAATTTTGCCTCGTGCTGCTCTTCTCCAGTGAAATCTCATGTCTGGACTGTAACAGGCTGCATGTTCTACAAATCAGAATGAACAGCGAGAGTTTTGAGCGTCTGGAGAAAATGGGTGGCAACTTTCCCTTCCAATGTCTAAATGAAGGGATAGCTTTCAAGCCCAGAGATATCCTCAAGCTCCGACTGTCCCACCAAGAGAATGCCAAGGTAGCCATCCAGCAGATCCTCCAAGAGCTCTTCCATATCTTTAACAACAATCTCACCCAAGCTGCCTGGAATGGGACTTCCATAAAGGAATTCCAAAATGGAATTCACCAGCAGATTGAGAAGCTGGAGACGTGTTTGAGTGCTGAGATGGAAAAGGAGGTAACCTACCCAGGAAATGAGAACCTCCTGCTCACCAGCCTCAAACTGAAGAGATACTTCCAGACAATAGAGgatttcctgaaagaaaagcaatacaGCCGGTGTGCCTGGGAGATCATCCGTGTGGAAATATCCAGATGTTTCCTCATGCTCGACAAACTCACCAAGAGACTTGAAAATGAAGGtaccatcttttcttttttcctagaaaAACTCAAATAA
- the LOC142072252 gene encoding interferon beta-like, whose translation MNSRLKVPHKAKERIHIIMTTRFLLHICLILLFSTEISSRLCTMLHFQQNNVNKESLELLQKRSGIFPSQCINERAAFKPTQDIVQLSVAQKENAKVVIQEILQEIFNIFSKNLTQSAWDATSIVRFQNGLYQQIQRLEACLRAQMEKELTNPESKDLQIISRSVKQYFQGIDAFLKEKQYSLCAWEIIRMEIPRCFVLIDKLTRRLSN comes from the coding sequence ATGAACTCCAGGCTCAAGGTTCCACACAAAGCAAAGGAGCGTATACACATCATCATGACCACCAGGTTTTTGCTGCACATTTGCCTCATACTGCTCTTCTCCACTGAAATCTCATCTCGGCTCTGTACCATGCTTCACTTCCAGCAGAACAATGTGAACAAAGAGAGCTTAgagcttctgcagaaaaggagcggAATTTTCCCCTCACAATGCATAAATGAAAGGGCAGCTTTCAAGCCCACCCAGGATATTGTCCAACTTTCAGTGGCCCAGAAGGAGAATGCCAAGGTGGTAATTCAAGAGATCCTCCAAGAGATCTTCAACATCTTTAGCAAAAACCTCACCCAAAGTGCCTGGGATGCCACTTCCATAGTCAGGTTCCAAAATGGCCTTTACCAGCAAATTCAGCGGCTGGAGGCATGTTTGAGAGCACAGATGGAGAAGGAATTAACCAACCCGGAAAGTAAGGACCTCCAGATCATCAGTCGGAGTGTGAAACAATACTTTCAGGGGATAGATgctttcctgaaagaaaagcaatatAGCCTGTGTGCCTGGGAAATCATTCGCATGGAAATACCCAGATGTTTTGTACTGATTGACAAACTCACTCGACGGCTGAGTAACTAA